DNA from Borreliella garinii:
TTTTAAAAGAATAATAAATAGAATATTGTTATTTTGCCCTAATTTCTTGTTTGACTAAAAATTGATAAATGATATAATTATATAGAGTTTAACAGGGGATTGTATATATTTTTAAAATGGTGGGGATGTGTCATCAGAAAGAATTGTTGAATTGATTAAAGAGATTTATTTAGATTTTAGAAAAGGTAATTTCAAAGAAGCTTTATTAAAGTCTGAAGAAGCCCATTCTCTTGATTTTGACAATGTTGAAATTTTAACAGCTTTGAAAAGCTCTGTTTATTGGAATGGTCAAGTTGAAAGCCTTGATAGAATAGGGCAAGATTATGAAAAGGCAGAATTTTTAATAAGAGAGTGGAATAATTTTGCAGGGCGATATTTGAAAAAGATGGGTTGTAGTTTTTTACAAGGTCGTAATTCTATAAAATATTTTGTGTTTCAGACTTGTCTTTACATATATAAAAATATATACAAATTGCATCCAGAAAATTTGGACCTTTTAATAAAAATTGCTAAGTCTTATAAAGGCATGGGAAATTACGAGAGAGCAATTAATGTCTTTTTACAAATATTGGGAGATGCTAAGGAAAATTCAGATGTTGTTGCAGAGCTTGCTGATTCTTATGCGCTGGTTGATGAAATTAAAGAGGCTAAAGTCTTATTTAGAGAGGCTTTTTTTATCAATCCTCAAAAAATAGACATATATTCTCTTGAGTCCGATATGATTTTAAGATTAATAGATCTTATTAAGTCTGACAGAAACATTTCAGATGATCTCATAAAAGAATGGATTCCTGTTTATGGCTCTCTTAATGGTGTTTTTAATGTTAAAAGAGAATTAAGACCAATAGAGCTTGGGCAGCTAAAGCAGTCTGTTTATAGTTTGCGCAATGAACTTAAAGAAAAGTCTTATAGATCAATAAATGAGAGCATATTACTTCCAAGGCTTATTAATAAGTATTTTTGGCTTATTGATCATTATGTAAGTATAAAAGAGGATAGGGCACGTATTGATGAGATTTTGTTATACATAAAAGAAATAGACTTAGGGATTTATCAACAGTATGTAAATTAGTTGCTTGATGCTAAAAATCAATATTAGGAGATTTTAATGTCTAATGTTACCATAGAAAAATTAGATAGTATTTTACAAGAAGATAAGTGGACAAGAACAGTTGTTAATAATTATTCTCTTGCTAAAATAAAAGAATTGGATGATTTGATAGATAATATAATTGATGAGGGGTTAACAGAGGATGTGCTTGATATTTGCGGCAGGCATTTAAAGGATGTTAAAAAAAGCATAGCGGGTCTTTATATTTCTGGAATGCTTATATATAGTAGGCGACCTTTAAATGATATGAATTTACTTGCTGTTATTGATTTGTTTTCTCAAAACTTAAAATGGGCCCTTGTTGAGCATATATGCAATGAAATGCTTTCTATTTCTGAAAATAAGCATGCGCTTTATACTCTTGCAAAAATATATTCCCAAAACAATGAAAATGATAAGCTTCCAAGTATTTGGACCAGAATTGTTGAAGCAGATATTGATGATACTGTGTTTGTAAGGCAACTTGCTACTTATTATGAAACTATTGATTTGCAAAAATCAATTTTTTATTTTAGAAAGGCTATTTATCGTTTTATTGATAAAAAACAAATGTCAGGAATCAGAGAAGTATGGGCAAAGCTTATTCATTATGTTTCAGATGATTTTGATTCTTTTTTGCTTATTTTACAAAAAATTGAAAAAGATCTTGGATTTAAAAAGGCTATAGTTCTTTATGAAGATTTGTTTGATCATTATTCTTTGACTGATAATGTTGATGAGACAATAGAAATTCTAAAAGGCATTTTAAAGCTTGACAATAAAAATCATAAGGCAAGAGAAAATTTAGTTAAATTTTTAAGAGAAAGATATAAAGATGTAAATAATATTGAGGATTACCTTGCAAAGTCTGATATTGAAAACTTAGATAAAAATTTTGTTGATGTATATTCAGATTTTGAAAAATATTTGTTTTTTGCAAAGGGTAACTTTGTTTATCACCAGACTTGGTCTGTTGGAATAGTAAGGGATGTGAATGATCATGGCATTACAGTTGATTTTGTTTCTAAAAGAGGCCATTTTATTGGTTTTGATATGGCAATGTCAGCTCTTTCTCCTCTTAGCAGAGAGGACATTAGGGTATTAAAGGCTGTAACACCCAAAGAAGAACTTGCAGATAGAGTAAAAAAAGATATTGAGTGGGCTATAAAAGTTATTATAAAAAGTTATAAAGCTATCGATTTAAAGGGAATAAAAAAAGAGTTGGTGCCAAGCTTAATGACTCAAAGTTCATGGAATTCGTGGAGCTTGAAAGCAAAGCAAATCTTAAAGGACAATCCCCATTTTGTTATGGATTCTGGTAAACTTGATTGTTATATATATAATGAGAGATCTTCCAATTTGAATGAAAAAATGTATGATAAATTTAAGATTGAGAAAGATTTTTATAAAAGATACGAGATATTTATAAATTATTGCAATGTTAAGGGAATTGTTAAGGATTTG
Protein-coding regions in this window:
- a CDS encoding tetratricopeptide repeat protein, with protein sequence MSSERIVELIKEIYLDFRKGNFKEALLKSEEAHSLDFDNVEILTALKSSVYWNGQVESLDRIGQDYEKAEFLIREWNNFAGRYLKKMGCSFLQGRNSIKYFVFQTCLYIYKNIYKLHPENLDLLIKIAKSYKGMGNYERAINVFLQILGDAKENSDVVAELADSYALVDEIKEAKVLFREAFFINPQKIDIYSLESDMILRLIDLIKSDRNISDDLIKEWIPVYGSLNGVFNVKRELRPIELGQLKQSVYSLRNELKEKSYRSINESILLPRLINKYFWLIDHYVSIKEDRARIDEILLYIKEIDLGIYQQYVN
- the greA gene encoding transcription elongation factor GreA, whose amino-acid sequence is MSNVTIEKLDSILQEDKWTRTVVNNYSLAKIKELDDLIDNIIDEGLTEDVLDICGRHLKDVKKSIAGLYISGMLIYSRRPLNDMNLLAVIDLFSQNLKWALVEHICNEMLSISENKHALYTLAKIYSQNNENDKLPSIWTRIVEADIDDTVFVRQLATYYETIDLQKSIFYFRKAIYRFIDKKQMSGIREVWAKLIHYVSDDFDSFLLILQKIEKDLGFKKAIVLYEDLFDHYSLTDNVDETIEILKGILKLDNKNHKARENLVKFLRERYKDVNNIEDYLAKSDIENLDKNFVDVYSDFEKYLFFAKGNFVYHQTWSVGIVRDVNDHGITVDFVSKRGHFIGFDMAMSALSPLSREDIRVLKAVTPKEELADRVKKDIEWAIKVIIKSYKAIDLKGIKKELVPSLMTQSSWNSWSLKAKQILKDNPHFVMDSGKLDCYIYNERSSNLNEKMYDKFKIEKDFYKRYEIFINYCNVKGIVKDLHIEEEMLNYFLIYVNNFTKVDHHVISSYVILKSLSNFSEELSLKVNIEKNVNLESLLKEYSKGIVDLFDSILNAEIKKELVVLIKKELSNWILYYKELFPHSVNKKLVESLYKEDPREVEKLFNYVIKNYKIYKDAYIWILKHCKTYSIKLSYSDSELLANLIKILTDSVIKINNKNNSVASKRIYKMVINLLVKDGYLKSVLECVRDEELAKRVYMTCFYVKDFPPKDLLEIKSIIRQLFDSVEFEDEKMQLTGDRMEIGFLTILSSLNKKQKELKHLKEVEIPENSKEIGKARELGDLKENAEYHSAKEKQQFLTKRLNSLMLEIENAKVIDTKDLQSSVVGFGTKVVILNEVTGKDESYLILGPWESNPDEGIISYKSPFGENLLDSKEGDSLDFIINNTNFRYFVKKIEPIKFS